A single Phoenix dactylifera cultivar Barhee BC4 chromosome 1, palm_55x_up_171113_PBpolish2nd_filt_p, whole genome shotgun sequence DNA region contains:
- the LOC103708516 gene encoding probable protein phosphatase 2C 42, whose amino-acid sequence MLGPLIRLLSACWRPRGGGGDGGGGREELLWYRDLGRCAGGEFSMAVVQANQVLEDQSQIESGPFGTFVGVYDGHGGPDAALYVCDHLFRHFREISSGPQGVTSDGIRRAFLATEEGFMALVSQLWNSRPDMATTGSCCLVGVISQRTLYVANSGDSRAVLGKKVGNTGEIAAIQLSTEHNANMEDVRQELKAQHPDDQQIVVFKHGVWRIKGIIQVSRSIGDAYMKHAQYNREPINAKFRISEPMNMPILSANPSIISHHLQPSDSFVIFASDGLWEHLSNQQAVDIVHSHPHAGSAKRLIKAALHEAARKREMRYSDLKRIDKKVRRHFHDDITVVVIFLNHDLMTKGHAYGPLLSVRGASED is encoded by the exons ATGCTGGGACCGCTGATAAGGCTGCTGTCCGCGTGCTGGAGGCctcgcggcggcggcggtgacgGCGGCGGCGGGAGGGAGGAGCTGTTATGGTACCGGGACTTGGGGCGGTGCGCCGGGGGGGAGTTCTCCATGGCCGTCGTGCAGGCCAACCAGGTGCTGGAGGACCAGAGCCAGATCGAGTCCGGGCCCTTCGGTACCTTCGTCGGGGTGTATGACGGCCACGGCGGCCCCGACGCGGCTCTCTACGTCTGCGATCACCTCTTCCGCCACTTCCGAG AGATTTCATCCGGACCACAGGGTGTGACATCTGATGGCATTCGAAGAGCCTTTCTAGCTACAGAGGAagggtttatggcacttgtttCCCAGCTGTGGAACTCTCGGCCGGATATGGCAACCACGGGGTCATGCTGTCTTGTTGGTGTCATTAGCCAAAGGACTCTCTATGTGGCCAATTCAGGTGATTCCCGTGCAGTTCTTGGGAAGAAGGTCGGTAACACAGGTGAAATTGCTGCAATACAGCTGTCCACTGAACACAATGCTAATATGGAGGATGTGAGGCAGGAACTCAAAGCTCAACACCCAGATGATCAACAGATTGTTGTCTTTAAACATGGAGTTTGGAGAATCAAAGGCATAATTCAG GTTTCTAGATCTATAGGTGATGCATATATGAAACACGCCCAGTATAACAGGGAACCAATCAATGCAAAGTTCAGAATTTCTGAACCCATGAACATGCCTATCTTGAGTGCGAATCCATCTATTATCTCTCATCATCTTCAACCAAGTGATTCCTTCGTCATATTTGCTTCAGATGGTCTATGGGAACACCTAAGTAATCAGCAAGCTGTTGATATTGTTCACAGTCATCCTCATGCT GGAAGTGCCAAAAGACTCATCAAAGCTGCTCTTCATGAAGCAGCGAGAAAAAGAGAGATGCGATACTCGGATCTTAAGAGGATTGACAAGAAGGTTCGTCGGCACTTCCATGATGACATAACAGTTGTCGTCATATTTCTGAATCATGATCTCATGACTAAGGGTCATGCATACGGGCCTCTGTTATCAGTTAGAGGTGCTTCGGAAGATTGA